GTGGGGCGGACTCGTTTGAACGAGCGCGACCCGCGGAAACCGAGCGCGTCGCGGTTCAAGGGGGGCTACTTGATGTATTCATTGCCGTGGCGGCGCCAGTCGTCGTTTTGCCGATGCCAAGTCAGGCGACCTATTTCGGCCTTCGTTGGCACGGGTTCTCGGAGAGCGCCTGCCGCGCGATTGCGGCGACCGAGGGATGGGTTCCGATCGCGTCCTGGCTCGCCATTTTCTTCGCGTGTGCCGCGGCGGCGCGCCTTCTGCGATTCGCGAAACCCGCGTGGCGTCACCTTTCCCTTGGGCTGGTCGTGCTGCTCCTGTCGTCAGCGTACTTCTTCCTTTGTGAAAGCGCGGCACCGCTTGTGCGGAATGGATCGGACGTCGAGGGTGTGATGGTTCTCGCCGCAATCCTCTCGATCGTGACCTGGATCACCGTCTGCTCGTTCGAGCACAACAAGGCGGATCGGAGAGATCCATCCGGCCCCTCGCCCAACTCAGAGCCGGAGCGTCAGGCTTGATAACCTTTCGGTGATGATCCGACTCTCATTTCTGCTTTCGTGTCTGTGGGTAACAGTGTCGCTCGGCCAGTTCGCTCCGCCGAAGGCAGAGAAGATTCCGCACGAGACACCGATCCATGGCGTGGTGCTTCACGACGACTATTTCTGGCTGCGCCAGCGCGAAAACCCAAAGGTGATGGATCTGCTGAAGTCCGAGCGGGCGTACTGCGACCAGGTCATGGCGCACACGACCGAGCGCCAGCAGGTGCTCTACGACGAAATGCTCGAGCGGATCGAGCAGACGGACATGTCGGTCCCGTATCGCGAAGGCGATTTTCTTTACTACGACCGCACCGAAGAAGGCAAGCCGTACAAGATCTATTGCAGAAAGCCTTATCCGGAAGGATCGGGCGAAGAGCAGATCATCTTCGACGCGAACAAGGCCGCGGAGGGGCACCGCAACTTCCGCGTGGGCGTCATTGACATCTCGCCGGACGGCCGGATGGCCGCGATCGCGACAGACCTCAACGGCGAAGAGAAGTACACGATCACGATCCGCGATCTGCGGGGCGATACCGATTTGCCCGAGAAGCTGGTCGATGTCTCGGGCGATGTCGCGTGGGCCGCGGACGGACGGACGATCTTCTATACGACGCTCGACGAAGCGCACAGGCCGTACAAGCTCTTTCGGCATCTTGTCGCGACGGACCCCGCGGGGGATGCGCTGATCTATCACGAGAAGGACGACGCGTTTTTTCTCAGCGTCGAACTCTCGCGCAGCCAGAAGTTCATCCTGATCAATTCATCGAGCAAAGACACGAGCGAGTGGCGGTTCTTGAACGCCCGTCTTGCGCAGAACAAGCCGACGATCATCCAGCCGCGCGAGAAGGGGCACGAATACTCGGTCGATCATCACGAGAATCGGTTCTTGATCCTGACCAACGACGGCGCGCCGAATTTCCGTCTTGTCGAGGCGCCGATTTCTTCGCCGGGAATGGAATCGTGGCGCGAGCTCCTCCCGGGCAAGAGCGATGTCCTGCTCGAAAGCATCGAGGCGTTCAAGTACTACCTTGTCGTCGTCTACCGTCAGGGCGGCTTGCCCCACATCGGAATCCGGAGCTACACCGGATTGAGCAAGGACATCCCGACAACCGAACCCTCATACGTCATCGCCCCGGAACACAACCCGGAATACGACGTCAAGCACTTCCGTTACACGTACACCTCGCCGATCACGCCGTCCTCGATCTACACGATCGATATGGATTCAGGCGATACCAAGTTGCTCAAGCAGCAGCCCGTCATCGGGTACGATCCCTCGCTCTACGAGGTCGAGCTGCAGCAAGTAAAGGCCGCTGACGGGCAACTCGTGCCGCTGACGATCGCGTACAAAAAAGGGCTCGTGCGCACCGGAAACAGCCCCGCGCTTCTTTCGGGTTATTCCGCGTACGGGTTCTCCGCCTGGCCGTCGTTCTCGAACGCGGAAGTCTCGTTGCTGGATCGCGGCTTTGTCCTGGCCGAGGCGCATTCACGCGGCGGCAGCGACAAGGGCCGCTCGTGGTACGAAGACGGCAAGCTCATGCACAAGAAGAACACCTTCAGCGATTTCATCTCATGTGCCGAGTATCTCATCGCAAATCAGTACACCTCGCCCGAGCATCTCGCGATCCGCGGCGGATCTGCGGGTGGTCTGCTCATGGGCGCCGTCGCGACCATGCGCCCCGATCTCTTTGAAGTCGTCATCGCGGAAGTCCCGTTTGTGGATGTGATAAACACGATGCTCGATCGGACGCTGCCGCTGACCGTGACCGAATACGACGAGTGGGGGAATCCGGAAACGGACAAGGCGGCGTTCGACTACATTCGCAGTTACTCGCCTTACGACAACACGCGCCCGGCCAAGTATCCGAACATGCTGCTCACCGGCGGGCTCAATGACCCGCGCGTCAGTTATTGGGAGCCGGCGAAATGGGCACAAAGACTCCGGGAGAACAACTCCGGTTCGAACGAAATTCTCTTCAAGGTCGAACTCGACGCCGGGCACGGCCACATGGCGGATCGGTATGCCGCGCTCCACCAGGAAGCATTCGTGCAGGCCTTCATCCTGGATCGGCTGCATGTGCCCGAGCCCCAGGACCTCGTCAAGAAGGTGGAAGATCGCAAGAAGAAAAAGAAGTGACAAGGCGCACAAAAAACCCCGTGGGATGCCACGGGGTCTTTGCGAACTTGCTCAGGCCAGATCAAAGAGCAGAACTTCGGAAGGTGTCTTGCCGGTCAGGTTGATCTCGCCTTCGTTCTCGATGGATGCGCCGTCGCCCGTTTTCAATTCGTGCCCGTTCAGATCGACCGAGCCGTTGACGACCTGCACATACGCGCCGCGTCCGGAAGCAAGTCGGTGCGAAACGCTCTTCCCCGGTGAAAGAAGAGTCGCGTACAGGTTCGCATCCTGATGAATTTTGAGCGGCGCGCTCCCCGACCGCCCCGAAACCAGGAGCGCGAGCTTGTCGCGTTTTTCTGAGTCGGGAACGTCGCGCTGTGCGTACGAGGGTTTGTGACCTTCCTTGTCGGGGAAAATCCAGATCTGCAGAAGGCGCATCGCCTCGGTCTTCGACGGATTGAACTCGCTGTGAGTCACGCCGGTTCCAGCGGACATGACCTGCACGCTGCCAGCGCCGCTCTCGTGGGCGTGTGTCCCGTCGTCACCCATCCAATCTTTGTGGGCGAGCCGCCCGTCCACGATGTAGGAGATGATCTCCATGTCCTCGTGCGGGTGGGGTTCGAATCCGCCGCCGCCGGCGACGAAGTCGTCGTTGATCACGCGAAGCGTGCGGAAATTGGTATTCGCCCGGTCGATGTAGCGGCCAAAGCTGAAAGAGTGCCATGAGTCCAGCCAGCCCCACTTCGTGTGGCCGCGTGTGTTTGCTTCTCGAATCCTGATCATGAATCGTCCTGTCTGGAGCTTGTTCCTTCCGGCGAATCCGGTTGGCCGGCTCCTGAGGAACTTGGATGAATTGCGGGCGTTATCGATGCGGCTTGGGCAGCCGAAAAAGTCCTATAACCACAGATTGACCTTGGGTAGGTTTCCGCTTGATCAGCAGACTTCCGGAATTGTTAGCACACGCAAACAAATCTAAAATCACGTGAAACAAAGAGCGATCCGCTCCGTAGTATCTCTTGGTGACGCACGACCGAGCCGCGCTCCCTGGAGGGAAACTCGCGGCCAACGGGGTTGTGAGAGCAGCCATGAACAGTCAAGTCGAGTTGTCCCGTTCCGGCGAAAGCACGCGCAAGCCGAGCGGACCTTCCACAGGTCGCGTGCTTCTTGCCTGCGCTGGTATGGCTTTGCTGGCTCCGCTCGCGCTCGCGGGTGGCAGATCGAGCTGGGGCGTTTCCGTCGGGGTCGCCAGCGGCGGCACGTTTGTCGGTGGCAGCTACAGCAGCGGCTTCTACGGTGGTCGCGGTTATGGTGGTTCCGGCTGGGCGGGACGCGGATGGGGCGGACCAGGTTACTGCGCGCCAGTCGCGCGGCCTTACTGCGCACCGATTGCCCGCCCGTATTGCGCGCCGGTCGTCCGGCCGTACTGCGGCCCGAGTTACTACTCGCGCCCTTACTACTACTCGGGCTACCGCCCGTATTGCCCGCCGGTGGTCGCGCCTTGCGTGCCCGCGTATCTACCCCCGGTCGTCGTCGCGCCGAACACGTATCTTGTGGATCGCCCGGCTGTGAGTGTGGGTGTCGGCGTTGCCGGAAGCAGCGGCGCGGGCTACTTCTCTTATGCGTCCGCGCCGGTCGTGACGACGGCAGTGACCGAACAGGTTTACGCGGCCCCGGTTGTGCAGCCGGTCGTGTATTCATCCCCGTCGCAGGTGGTGACTTTTGTGAACCCGAATCCGACGACGGTGATTCAGACCGCGCCGCAGCAAGCTCCTCAGCCCGCGCCCGTGATGCAGCAGTCTCAGCAGGCGCCGACGATTTTCCAATCCGCCGGCGCATCGGGCGCCATGGACCGCGGCCAAACCGCGACTTCCATCGTCAGCATCGTGAAAGCCGAGCAAGGCGACGCGCGCGCGAATGCCGCGGAGTCGTTCTTGGGCAAGACCCCCGCGCAAGCGTGGGCAGTCGTTTTTGAAGGTGTGCAGGAAGTCGGCGGCGCCAAGGAAATTCGTTGCCGCCCGATTGACTCGTTGAGCAGCGGATACAAGCCGACGATTATCGTGCGCGGCGCGGGCGATTCGAACACTCCGCCGCGGCAGAGCCGGGGCTATGTGACAGGCCGGCTTTCGGCGATCAGTGTGGACGATCCGGCGTATCCGGGCGGGCTGCTGGTGATCGATGACGGCTGGTTGAAGTGGTAATTCTGTTCGTCACGTTCTCGTGAGGAAAGCTAAATCCAAGGAATGAGATGAAAGCCCGAAGCGCGACGTGACGAACACAAGTTTTCTTCGTGCGTATGTTCGCGCGAGTTTCTGACACGCCCGGCGGTTCTCTCGACCCGCCGGGCGTTTTTGCTGTTATTGCGACCGGTGTGCGACGAGCAGATCGCAGAATTCCCGGAGCGCGCCTTTGCCGCCATCGTGAGAGAGAACGAGCGCGTCCGAACGATTGAGGCGCGGCAGGACGTCCGCGTGGACATCGGCCACGAGAACGGGAAGGCCGACCCACGAAAGCGGGCCGAGGTCGTTGGTGTCGTTTCCGATGTACGCGATCTGGCGGGCAGAGAGGCCGCGATCGCCCGCGAGTTTTTGGAGCGCCGGGAGTTTGTCCTCGATCCCCTGGAGGAAGTCGAGCTTGAGTTTGCGGCAGCGCGCGCCGACAACCGGGTTGATTTCTTTGCTCAGCACGAAGATCGGCATGCCGGATTTGCGGAGCATATCAAGCCCCATGCCGTCTCCCCGCGAGCAGAAGACCGCTTCGGATCCGTCTTGATTCGTGAGGACGCGGTTGTCGGTGAAAACGCCGTCAAAATCGCAGACGAGAAGGCGGATTTCGGAGAGGCGGGAGACCGGATTGGGACGGGCGCGGGCGCTGGCGTGCGCGAGAGAGTGTGCCACGAGATGGCGCGGCGCGACGTGTTCGATCGTGAGCTGGGAGTGAATAAACCGGGCCGCGCCGGCGCCGAGCGTCTGTCTCCAGTCTTCGTCCTGAAGCAGGCCCTCGATCGTCTGCGCGAAGGCTTCGGGCTCGGGCTGCACGCGGATTCCGGTCACGCCGGTCTGCACAAGATCGCGCAAGCCCCGGATATCGGCGACGACAATCGGCGCGCCGGTGCTCATGGCATCGAGCAGCGCACGCGGCTGATTCTCGAGCGCGGAAGCATCGACATAGAGCGTGCACTTCGACATCGATTCCAGCACGCGCGCGTGGCTGATCCAACCTTGAAAAATCGCGTTCACGCCCAATTCGCTCGCGAGCCCACGCAGGGCCTGCCCCTGATCGCCCTCGCCGACGATTTCGATCGTTACCTCGCGGCACAACGGATCGGGGAGCATCGACACCGCGCGAAGCAGAATGTCCACGCGCTTGCGGGAGATCAGCGGGCCGCAATAGAGAATGTGGTTCTTTGCGCGCGTTACCTCGGTGAGTTCGCGGGGGGTGAGCACATGGCCCGGCACCACGGCGCTGCGCATCGCGTTGAGCGAATTGCGCCAGCACAGGTCGTCGACCATGGATTCGGTCGTGCCGATAACAAGGTCGCAGCAGCGGAGGAGACGCGATTCCAATGCCGCGGCATCGGAAGCTTCTCTGGAATCGCCACCCGGATCGTGTGCGAGAAAGCGCGAAGGAATCGACGCGCCGCGTGCGACCAGCGCGGTCTGCACGCCGGCAAGCCGAAGCCGCGCCGCGATCGAGATCGGAGCCTGGCCGGCCAAGAGGTCGTCGGTCACAACCGTCGCGGAGTTGATTCCGTTCGAGATGCGATCGATGGCCCGAGTCAGGCTCGCACTGTCCGCGGCGTCAACCGCGACAATCTCGGCGTTGAACCCGGCGCGATCTGCGAGTTTCTGATCTTCGTCGCCGGTCGCGGTCACGAGAAAAAGCTTGCGGTAACCGGAAGCGAGCGCCCAGTAGAGCGCGAGTTCGCGATCGAGCGTTCCTGTCTGGGCCCAGTAGCGGAGGGAGTGAGTCCGGCCCATCACAACGACAAGGGCGTCGGCAATCAATTGGGTTTCGAGGTTGGAAGGCGCGTGATTCATGTCGGACGAATCGCAATCTCTTGGAATATCGGAAGTTGGGGTGGGGGGTGGCAAGCCGGGTTCGGTGCTTCCCGGCGCTTTCACCAGAGTGGAAAGTTCCTCAGGTGGGGCGTCGAAAGTGCCGATAACCAGACGTGAGCGTAACCGACCCCAGCCGTTTCGGCCACTTCGCAACACCCCCCGCCGACACCGCTTTCTCGCATGAAGAAAAGAGAGTCTGGCCGTCGTTCGTGCGAGGAATCGTGTCGCGCGAGCAATTGACGACTCTGCGCGCGATGCTGCGCGAGGCGGGCCTGCGGCTGGTCCAATGCCACGGCTGCTTCGACATCGTGCATCCAGGCCATATTCGCCACCTTCGTCAGGCCAAGAGCCTCGGCGATGTGCTGCTGGTGAGCATCACCGGCGACGACACGATGAAGAAGGGAACCGGGCGTCCGCTCATCCCGCAGGAACTCCGCGCCGACAACCTCGCGGCACTCGACTTTGTCGACTTTGTGTTCATCGAACCCGGTCCAACGGCGACGGACCTGCTCGACTGGGTACAGCCGGACGTGTACGTCAAGGGCAAGGAATACGAGTTCAACAACGATCCGCGATTTCAGATTGAGCGCTCGACCGTTGAGCGCCACGGCGGACGCGTTGTGTTCAGTTCCGGCGACGTCGTGTTCTCGTCGAGTGCGCTGATCGCCGCGATGGAGCAGTCGGTCGATCCGTTCCACGCGCGTCTCGCGCAACTCACGCAGACGCCCGAACTGGAGCTTGGAGCGCTCGGTGAAGCGCTCGGCCAGATCCGCGGCAAGCGACTCCTCGTTGTGGGCGAGTCGATCGTTGATACCTACACAATGTGCGATCGGCCGGATGTGGCCGGCGAAA
The DNA window shown above is from Phycisphaeraceae bacterium and carries:
- a CDS encoding S9 family peptidase, with amino-acid sequence MIRLSFLLSCLWVTVSLGQFAPPKAEKIPHETPIHGVVLHDDYFWLRQRENPKVMDLLKSERAYCDQVMAHTTERQQVLYDEMLERIEQTDMSVPYREGDFLYYDRTEEGKPYKIYCRKPYPEGSGEEQIIFDANKAAEGHRNFRVGVIDISPDGRMAAIATDLNGEEKYTITIRDLRGDTDLPEKLVDVSGDVAWAADGRTIFYTTLDEAHRPYKLFRHLVATDPAGDALIYHEKDDAFFLSVELSRSQKFILINSSSKDTSEWRFLNARLAQNKPTIIQPREKGHEYSVDHHENRFLILTNDGAPNFRLVEAPISSPGMESWRELLPGKSDVLLESIEAFKYYLVVVYRQGGLPHIGIRSYTGLSKDIPTTEPSYVIAPEHNPEYDVKHFRYTYTSPITPSSIYTIDMDSGDTKLLKQQPVIGYDPSLYEVELQQVKAADGQLVPLTIAYKKGLVRTGNSPALLSGYSAYGFSAWPSFSNAEVSLLDRGFVLAEAHSRGGSDKGRSWYEDGKLMHKKNTFSDFISCAEYLIANQYTSPEHLAIRGGSAGGLLMGAVATMRPDLFEVVIAEVPFVDVINTMLDRTLPLTVTEYDEWGNPETDKAAFDYIRSYSPYDNTRPAKYPNMLLTGGLNDPRVSYWEPAKWAQRLRENNSGSNEILFKVELDAGHGHMADRYAALHQEAFVQAFILDRLHVPEPQDLVKKVEDRKKKKK
- a CDS encoding pirin family protein, which encodes MIRIREANTRGHTKWGWLDSWHSFSFGRYIDRANTNFRTLRVINDDFVAGGGGFEPHPHEDMEIISYIVDGRLAHKDWMGDDGTHAHESGAGSVQVMSAGTGVTHSEFNPSKTEAMRLLQIWIFPDKEGHKPSYAQRDVPDSEKRDKLALLVSGRSGSAPLKIHQDANLYATLLSPGKSVSHRLASGRGAYVQVVNGSVDLNGHELKTGDGASIENEGEINLTGKTPSEVLLFDLA
- a CDS encoding glycosyltransferase, which codes for MNHAPSNLETQLIADALVVVMGRTHSLRYWAQTGTLDRELALYWALASGYRKLFLVTATGDEDQKLADRAGFNAEIVAVDAADSASLTRAIDRISNGINSATVVTDDLLAGQAPISIAARLRLAGVQTALVARGASIPSRFLAHDPGGDSREASDAAALESRLLRCCDLVIGTTESMVDDLCWRNSLNAMRSAVVPGHVLTPRELTEVTRAKNHILYCGPLISRKRVDILLRAVSMLPDPLCREVTIEIVGEGDQGQALRGLASELGVNAIFQGWISHARVLESMSKCTLYVDASALENQPRALLDAMSTGAPIVVADIRGLRDLVQTGVTGIRVQPEPEAFAQTIEGLLQDEDWRQTLGAGAARFIHSQLTIEHVAPRHLVAHSLAHASARARPNPVSRLSEIRLLVCDFDGVFTDNRVLTNQDGSEAVFCSRGDGMGLDMLRKSGMPIFVLSKEINPVVGARCRKLKLDFLQGIEDKLPALQKLAGDRGLSARQIAYIGNDTNDLGPLSWVGLPVLVADVHADVLPRLNRSDALVLSHDGGKGALREFCDLLVAHRSQ